The Aneurinibacillus uraniidurans genome segment CTGATGCTTCGCTTTCCGGTTTGATCCGGAGGGTTATGTTGAACGTCTTTTGGATCGAGTTCATGTTCACCGATAAAAAGTTCTACGTTATGAGGATCTGCTACGTAGAACGTTATCCCGCGAACATCGTTTATCGTTACAGGACGCGAGCCAAAGAGCGGGTCTTTAATGGAGTATAGCTGGATTTTTGTTTTTCCTTCCGGCGTGGTCGTAACCGAATAATCAAGAAAATTGTGTGCAACATTGTAGTGAAGCAGGCGGCTGGTGCGTGCGACTAGAATGCGGCCGCTAGCTTGATAGTAGGCAAGCATACGCAGCGGCTGAATGTTCTTGTTGTCAAACGGATCGAGTCCATTTCCACCCCCAAAATGCTGGGCAATGATCGAATATTCATGTCTAGCTACCAGTTCATCCAACCTTTTTGATGTTAGTTGCATATACAAAGCCCTCGGTCCCCACGTCCAGTTCACACCGTGTTTGGTACGGTCAAAAGCATAGCGATGAAATCCCCATATGTTCTGTCCATCACGCAGCCTGATCGGGAAGATGGCATTTTTTTCTCCGAATGCAGCGTCTCCCCTTGAGTTCCATACGAAATGCACACCATTCTTACGGATTAGATCCGTATGGTAGTAGGGTGAATATTTATTGTCACCTTGCTGATAAGCAGTAAAGCTGAACGGAGAATAAGCCCCGAAGTTCTCACGATTTGCTTCATTCCCGTGATTGATCCATATGTCAGGATGGATACCATCCTGATTCAGATGATCCCATGCTGCCATCGCAAGGTCTCGCGTACAAAGCCCTTCATTACGGTTTACACGGGAAAAATCACCATACCCATGCATAGAATCAATCCAACCTGCACGATAATAATGGTTAATTAAGGCAGCGTCTTTCTTCTTGGTGCGATCTGTGCCAACAAAATAAGTCATAATGGCATTTGACGTATGCTTTTGATTGTCCACATAATAAGGATTAGAACTATTCGTATCCATGTACATCCAGAAACTATCGCCAATATCAAGTCCTAATCCAGTTCCCATGGGTGTAGGGGACTTCGTGTTTAAGAACTGGTGGTATTGAGCAAATTCTTCCGGAGTTGTACCATCAATATCAGAAGCAAACGAAAGCATAGCCTGATATGGATACGGAAATGGACGCATCTGTACGTGTGGAATCGAAGAAGTTGAAAAGTCGCTTTTGATAAAAAATATAATGCTGAGCATGGCCGATAAAAATAATGCCACGGTGATCCAGGGACGGATTAGTACGGTACGGTTCATAGCTTTTGATCCTTTTATTTTTCTCTGTATAGAGAAGCATAAGATAACAAAATAAGAAGGGGCTAAGAGATATATTAAAATTTGATGAGAGGAAAAAAAAGGAGGGGGAAATCTTGCGAAAGATTCTAATCATTGAAGATGAAGAGAACATCGCCCGGTTTATTGAACTTGAACTTAAGCATGAAGGATTTAGTGTGGAAATTGCCTATGATGGAAGAAGTGGATTAGAAAAAGCACTGGATGTAGAGTGGGATATGATCTTACTCGATCTGATGCTCCCGGGTTTGAATGGAATGGAGGTATGCAGGCGAATTCGTCAGACGAAAAATACACCGATCATTATGCTAACAGCTCGTACGAGTGTACTGGACCGTGTATCCGGACTTGACAGTGGTGCAGACGATTACATTACAAAACCACTGGCAATTGAAGAGTTACTTGCTAGAATGCGAGCTTTATTCCGGCGCACAGATAACCGGACGGAAAAAAGGGTGGATTCTATCCTGCGGTATAAAAATGTTGAAGTAAATATGGAATCACAAATTGTAAAACGGGATGGAGAAATTATTTCGTTAACAAAACGGGAGTATGATTTGTTAACGATGTTTATGCGTAACATCAATCGAGTCATGACCCGAGACTTACTGCTGGATCTTGTGTGGGGGTATGATTCGGCAGTTGAGACAAATGTCGTGGATGTATATGTCCTATATTTACGTAACAAACTCGATACGCCAGGACAGGAAAGCATCATTCAAACTGTGCGAGGAACAGGGTATGTCATGCGAAACACAGAAGGATAACGGATATGTATAAAAAACGGACGTCTAATTCTCTTACATCACGCCTAGCCTTTTTATTTACGATTGCCATGTTATTCTTTTTGTTGATTACGAATGTATTTGTCTACTGGGCAACGATGCAGCTTGTTTATCGTCACCAGCACCAGCTGCTTCAGTCGAAAGCTGATGTGATAACAAACGAAATATCAGAAGATTTGTCTACCCATTCCAAGCTGAATGAGGTGCATTTGCGACAAATGCTTAGTAAATTTGTTAATGAATATCAGGCAGTTTCCCTTTTCAACGGGGATGGCACAGAAATTATCACGGTAAAAGGATCAAAGTGGAGACCGGAGAGCATAAGTGATATTGAGAAAGTATTTGAGCCTGAATCGTATTTTATTATTCAGATGAGAGCGTTTCGGGATGATCGAACCTTTTCTGTGCCTGGTTTTGCGAAACCGCTGCGACTTGAAATGTTTGAGGATGCCAAGCCATTGAACCATTTTATTCGGATTCTTCTCCTTATCCTGGGCACAGCATCCGTTGGAGCCATTGTAATTTCTGGTGTAGGCGGCTATTTTTTGTCTCGTTTTGGTTTACGTCCATTAAATCGTTTAATGACAGAAATTTATGAGATGAAAGCCGCCTCTTTATCTCCACGGTTGTCGCTCCAATCGACAGCACAAGAAATTACGGCCCTTACGGATGCGTTTAATGGGCTGTTGGACCGAATTGAAGCTGCATTGGCCAAGCAGAAGCAGTTTGTCTCGGATGCATCCCATGAATTACGCACGCCTTTGACGATTATTGACGGGTATTTACGGCTATTAGATAGATGGGGAAAGGATGAAGTAGAAATACGGGAAGAAGCGATACAGGCGATGAAGCAGGAATGCGGGCGACTGTTCCATCTCGTAGACGACTTGCTGCTCCTAGCCAAGATGGAGGAGGGAACTGCAGCGGCAGAGACTTTAGAGGTGCAGGATCTTGAACCGCTTCTAGAAGAAGTACAACAAGCCTGGTCATCAGCTTTTCCTGCTCATTTGAAATTAGTTTGTAAGTGGGAGAGTCCGCTCGTGATCGCGATGGATCGGGAGAAATTTCGCCGACTTCTCGATATTTTTCTAGACAATGCACGCAAATATACGGATGAAGGGGAGGTGCGGCTGACAGCCTATAAGCAAGAAAAACAAGTCCACATCGTTGTAGAGGATACGGGAATTGGGATTGATGAAAAAGAAATTCCCTTCCTTTTTGAACGGTTTTATCGCGTAGATAAATCGCGTAATCGTCAAAAAGGCGGTAGTGGACTGGGCCTTGCGATTGCTAAAACGATTATAGAGATGCATAGGGGAGAGGTTACGGTGTGTCGGGCCGAGCAAGGCGGGACAGTCATACACATTGTACTTCCTGGCTATGGATAAGTTCTCAACAAAAAAAGAAGAGGTGTATATCCCCTTCTTTTTTTTTACAGTCTTGTTATGCGATAATGATCTCAGCACCAATTTTTTCAAGCTCAGAAAAAGTAAGATCAACTCGCAGATGTTCAGGAACAAAACAATGATATTCAGCTAAATAAAAAGCGATTGAATCGACGATGTCTTGCTCATAGAATAACGTATGGGCAAAACGGCTGCGAATATCGGCACTAAATCCTCGGTTTTGATCAAACTGAAGATCGACCTCGATGTCCTGTGGATGACCACCATGATGTCGAGTTGCAAACACACAACATGAATCAATTATATCCTGTTCTGAAAAATAAAGCTTCATAACCGTTCACTCCTTCATGCGCTTGATTATCTGGATACGAGACGGCGAATAAAGAAAAAGCCGATCGCAATAATTACGATATCAACTAGCAAGCCAGTAGAGGAGAACCCTGAAGTTCCACCTGCACCGATCCCGCCACCAAACGGATGAAACATGCTGCCAAGCAGCGTTCCAGCTCCAAATGCGGCCGCGTGGGATAAGAATCCGCCAGATTTTTTTGGAGGATCGGCTTGGTGACTATTGTTTGTATAAGAATGCTGTGTGTAATTGCTCACCTGAGAAGAAGGAGAGCGATAGCCTGAATGGTACGTAGTAGAAGCTGAACTTTGCGTGAGACGATTGCTGTTGTGTATACTCAAAGCCCCGCCTTGGTGGTAGGAACTTGAATGACCTCCGCTGAATCCTTTTGCGAATACAGGTACGGGGGAGAGCAGCATCAATCCTGCAATGAATACAGAGATGATTTTTTTGTACATAGAGTTCCTTCCTTTCTGTTTGTTCTAGTGTGGTATGGGTCTATTTTGAAAAAAGACGATTAGAATTAAATTAAAACCTTCTTTAAGCAGAATTTAATTTTTTTTACCAGATTCTAATCAATCTCTTAGTTTTGCCTAATACTCCTTCATTATAATAATTCGAATGCTGATCAAACACCAAACGACTTGAAAAACCTGGGAGATGGTAAACATGAAGGCAGTAAGGAAAGAAAAAGTGTGTATTCTTTCCGGAAACTATGGCGATGGACACCTGCAAGCGGCT includes the following:
- a CDS encoding response regulator transcription factor, with product MRKILIIEDEENIARFIELELKHEGFSVEIAYDGRSGLEKALDVEWDMILLDLMLPGLNGMEVCRRIRQTKNTPIIMLTARTSVLDRVSGLDSGADDYITKPLAIEELLARMRALFRRTDNRTEKRVDSILRYKNVEVNMESQIVKRDGEIISLTKREYDLLTMFMRNINRVMTRDLLLDLVWGYDSAVETNVVDVYVLYLRNKLDTPGQESIIQTVRGTGYVMRNTEG
- a CDS encoding sensor histidine kinase is translated as MYKKRTSNSLTSRLAFLFTIAMLFFLLITNVFVYWATMQLVYRHQHQLLQSKADVITNEISEDLSTHSKLNEVHLRQMLSKFVNEYQAVSLFNGDGTEIITVKGSKWRPESISDIEKVFEPESYFIIQMRAFRDDRTFSVPGFAKPLRLEMFEDAKPLNHFIRILLLILGTASVGAIVISGVGGYFLSRFGLRPLNRLMTEIYEMKAASLSPRLSLQSTAQEITALTDAFNGLLDRIEAALAKQKQFVSDASHELRTPLTIIDGYLRLLDRWGKDEVEIREEAIQAMKQECGRLFHLVDDLLLLAKMEEGTAAAETLEVQDLEPLLEEVQQAWSSAFPAHLKLVCKWESPLVIAMDREKFRRLLDIFLDNARKYTDEGEVRLTAYKQEKQVHIVVEDTGIGIDEKEIPFLFERFYRVDKSRNRQKGGSGLGLAIAKTIIEMHRGEVTVCRAEQGGTVIHIVLPGYG
- a CDS encoding DUF2653 family protein; amino-acid sequence: MKLYFSEQDIIDSCCVFATRHHGGHPQDIEVDLQFDQNRGFSADIRSRFAHTLFYEQDIVDSIAFYLAEYHCFVPEHLRVDLTFSELEKIGAEIIIA